A section of the Thermodesulfovibrionales bacterium genome encodes:
- a CDS encoding type II toxin-antitoxin system VapC family toxin, whose product MKAILDTHVFLWWLTDDPRLLGQVRRIIADGENELFLSAASCWEISIKYQLKRLTLPDKPDVFISDQMAENAIRGLPILASHALHVFHLPRLHRDPFDRMIVSQSRLERLPVMTSDPLISQYKVPIIWK is encoded by the coding sequence ATGAAGGCCATACTGGACACCCACGTGTTTCTCTGGTGGCTGACCGATGACCCCCGTCTTCTGGGGCAGGTGCGCAGAATAATCGCTGACGGCGAGAACGAATTATTCCTCAGCGCTGCCAGTTGCTGGGAGATCTCGATAAAATATCAACTGAAGAGATTGACCCTCCCTGATAAACCAGACGTCTTCATATCAGACCAGATGGCCGAAAATGCGATCCGGGGTCTGCCCATTCTCGCGAGCCATGCCCTCCATGTCTTTCATCTGCCCCGCCTCCACAGAGATCCTTTTGACCGAATGATCGTTTCGCAGTCGCGATTGGAAAGATTGCCTGTCATGACTTCCGATCCTCTCATCAGTCAGTACAAAGTTCCGATCATCTGGAAATAA